A window from Plasmodium gaboni strain SY75 chromosome 9, whole genome shotgun sequence encodes these proteins:
- a CDS encoding putative glutamine-dependent NAD(+) synthetase: MMTSIGLSCSSIWSIPLDYENNKLKIVESIKRCKKLNCGIRIGGVLELCGVNCKSSFKEIVDLQENCWYYLSEILKEKYDEKENLTDNILCFVSMPVYFHKKMYNCELAIYNNEIIFISPKENINNNDEKDYFASYEKNGFIEQNENNIKFNHCDVKIFQNNFEKFVLPECIQNITNQKETYFGNAILEINGLVIAHIFLDDLIKVESNVLYDNRNDLLYESLNKQNEVFKVGELLFQKDHKKLENNNKKINLNSVDILLVNGYIINELQLFNRYFIELMNLSKLYPNMTLCFSNNSGCDNNFFKFDGFSFICKNNKVLTKNARFTFSDIQVASVNVTYVRNEDKLSLVQKGMDVQYNDNMKKGNKNNELSLLQIVSNNNIDVLNGKCKNNPMFSEGIFSFNNDLNISIKHSDENVLNHLPSHFNWKLYGKENKNLLNIFKNHHHNSVDEYSYEFNGNKYVLHNIYEELSFNCALFLWYILCLTNAKGFVLAISGGIDSSFVACMVYILSIMIEIELKENPHLLDNNSCSFELNEKLFIKKVKNLLIDQACRKDICNKLLNTISFPSKNSSENTKCYSEQLSKDINSYHTTYSIEHLYEFLKNAGEEFLGEDMKFESQGGSTYQDVCLQNIQSRSRMLLTYFFSTLICHKRYFKKKLFNEFLIALATGNLDESITGYYTKYDCSSADINIVGNVSKLLIKETMCHIANDPFYQLQIINQINQYHPSAELKPLDNKQTDENELNLKYIEIKLLTILKNNFFLGPSSMYYYLSNYLWTNMPKTEVLNKIKIFFTRMLKNTHKLFILPPSIIGESSGLHTPNFLHYANIDFDALKKKLNL; this comes from the coding sequence atgATGACTAGTATCGGATTAAGTTGTTCGTCCATTTGGTCAATTCCTCTGGActatgaaaataataaattgaAAATTGTTGAAAGCATAAAGAGGTGTAAAAAGTTAAACTGTGGAATTAGAATAGGAGGTGTATTAGAGTTATGTGGTGTTAACTGTAAAAGTAGTTTTAAAGAGATTGTAGATCTTCAAGAGAATTGCTGGTATTATTTGAGTGAAATATTAAAGGAGAAATATGATGAGAAAGAAAATTTAACGGATAACATTTTATGTTTTGTGAGTATGCCTGTATATTTCCATAAAAAGATGTATAATTGTGAATTAgctatatataataatgaaataatttttatatctccaaaagagaatataaataataatgatgaaaagGATTATTTCGCTTCATATGAAAAGAATGGTTTTATTGAACAAAAcgaaaataatataaaatttaatcATTGTGATGtgaaaatatttcaaaacAACTTTGAGAAATTTGTTCTACCAGAATGTATTCAGAATATTACAAATCAGAAAGAAACTTATTTTGGAAATGCAATTCTTGAAATAAATGGATTAGTAATAGCTCACATATTTTTAGATGATTTAATTAAAGTAGAGAGTAATGTATTATATGACAATAGaaatgatttattatatgaatcattaaataaacaaaatgaagTATTTAAAGTAGgagaattattatttcaaaaggatcataaaaaattagaaaacaataataagaaaattaaTTTGAATTCAgttgatatattattagtaaatggttatattataaatgaGTTACAATTATTTAATAGATATTTTATTGAATTAATGAATTTATCTAAGCTTTATCCTAATATGACATTATGTTTTAGTAATAATAGTGGTTGTGataacaatttttttaagttCGATGgcttttcttttatttgtaaaaataataaagtCTTGACCAAAAATGCACGATTTACTTTTTCGGATATACAAGTAGCATCTGTTAATGTAACATATGTAAGAAATGAAGACAAACTATCTTTAGTTCAAAAGGGCATGGATGTTcaatataatgataatatgaagAAAGGAAATAAGAATAATGAATTGTCTTTATTACAAATTGtatctaataataatatagatgTATTAAATGgaaaatgtaaaaataatcCCATGTTTTCTGAAGgtattttttcatttaataatgattTGAATATATCCATCAAACATTCTGATGAAAATGTGTTGAATCATCTTCCTTCGCATTTTAACTGGAAATTATATGGCAAAGAGAATAAaaatcttttaaatatatttaaaaatcatcatcataattCTGTGGATGAATATTCGTATGAATTTAATggaaataaatatgtattacataatatatatgaagaatTAAGTTTTAATTGCGCTTTATTTTTATGGTATATTTTATGCTTAACAAATGCTAAAGGATTTGTACTAGCCATTTCAGGTGGTATTGATTCATCTTTTGTTGCATGTatggtatatatattatctataaTGATTGAAATAGAATTAAAAGAGAATCCACATTTACTGGATAATAATTCTTGCTCCTTTGAATTAAATGagaaattatttataaaaaaagttaaGAACTTATTGATTGATCAAGCATGCAGAAAAgatatatgtaataaattattaaatacGATTTCATTTCCATCAAAAAATAGTAGTGAAAATACTAAATGTTATTCAGAACAATTAAGTAAAGATATTAATTCATATCATACTACTTATAGTATTGaacatttatatgaatttttaaaaaatgcTGGTGAAGAATTTTTAGGGGAAGATATGAAATTTGAAAGTCAAGGAGGAAGTACATATCAAGATGTATGCTTACAAAATATTCAATCAAGATCAAGAATGttattaacatatttttttagtACATTAATATGTCataaaagatattttaaaaaaaaattatttaatgaatTTTTAATTGCATTAGCTACAGGAAATTTAGATGAATCCATTACAGGATATTATACTAAATATGATTGTTCTTCTGCAGATATTAATATAGTTGGAAATGTTAgtaaattattaattaaagAAACTATGTGTCATATAGCTAATGATCCTTTTTATCAGTTACAGATTATTAATCAAATTAACCAATATCATCCATCAGCTGAATTAAAACCTTTAGATAATAAACAAACAGatgaaaatgaattaaacttaaaatatatagaaatcAAATTGTTAActattttaaaaaataatttcttcCTAGGACCATCTTCTATGTATTATTACTTATCTAATTATTTATGGACAAACATGCCCAAAACTGAAGTTCTTaataaaatcaaaatattcTTTACAAGAATGTTGA